The following proteins are co-located in the Phragmites australis chromosome 10, lpPhrAust1.1, whole genome shotgun sequence genome:
- the LOC133883425 gene encoding uncharacterized protein LOC133883425 — protein MNMASSGYYSPYYQPAPYYYNYSQQQQQRARGGGGGQSSVYVFIFLATVSLLAATTLYAWCESAVESLVDQLRRFLILSPLLLILAVQLWVATGGERRAGGGGGGIMCLLAELVMGDQRGQYGYRAGGSSPWGVALALVLVLFLISYQSSLQERWFPRLGR, from the coding sequence ATGAACATGGCGAGCAGCGGCTACTACTCTCCGTACTACCAGCCGGCGCCCTACTACTACAACTactcgcagcagcagcagcagcgagcccgaggcggcggcggggggcaGTCGTCGGTGTACGTCTTCATCTTCCTCGCGACGGTCTCCCTCCTCGCGGCCACCACGCTGTACGCGTGGTGCGAGTCGGCGGTGGAGAGCCTGGTCGACCAGCTCAGGCGCTTCCTCATCCTGTCCCCGCTGCTGCTCATCCTCGCCGTGCAGCTCTGGGTGGCCACCGGCGGCGAGCGCCGGGCGGGCGGCGGAGGGGGTGGCATCATGTGCCTCCTCGCGGAGCTAGTGATGGGGGACCAGAGAGGGCAGTACGGGTACCGCGCCGGTGGGTCGTCGCCGTGGGGCGTGGCGCTGgcgctggtgctggtgctgttCTTGATCTCGTACCAGTCGTCGCTCCAGGAGAGGTGGTTCCCGCGGCTTGGCCGGTGA